From the genome of Amycolatopsis camponoti:
CAAGAAGGTCAAGCTCGAGGGTATCGGGCCGACCGGCCGCCCGATCCGCGAGCACGCCGATCCGGCGCCGCTGGACAAGCACGGCCCGGCGAAGATCATGGCGATGTGCAACCAGAAGGGCGGCGTCGGCAAGACGACGTCGACCATCAACCTGGGTGCCGCCCTCGCCGAGTACGGCCGCAAGGTGCTGCTCGTCGACTTCGACCCCCAGGGCGCGCTCGCCGTCGGTCTGGGCATCCAGCCGCACGAACTGGACCAGACGGTCTACAACGCCATCATGGAGCGGTCGGTCAGCGCCACCGACGTGCTGATGAAAACCCGCGTGGACGGCGTTGACCTGCTGCCGAGCAACATCGACCTGTCCGCGGCGGAGGTCCAGCTCGTCGCTGAGGTAGGGCGCGAACACACGTTGTTACGGGTCCTTCGTCCGGTCATGAACGACTACGACTATGTTCTTGTCGACTGCCAGCCCTCACTCGGCTTGCTCACGGTGAACGCGCTGACCGCCGCGGACGGCGTGATCATCCCGCTCGAGTGCGAGTTCTTCAGTCTGCGAGGCGTCGCGCTCCTGATCGACACGATCGAGAAGGTGCAGGAACGCCTCAACCCCAAACTGGACATAGTCGGGATTCTCGCCACCATGTACGACCCGAGAACCCTGCACTCGAAGGAGGTCATGGCTCGCGTGGTGGAGGCATTCGGCGAGACCGTGTTCGACACGGTCATCAACCGCACCGTGCGGTTCCCCGAGACGACGGTCGCGGGTGAGCCGATCACGACCTGGGCGCCCAAGTCGGCCGGCGCCGCGGCGTACCGCCAGCTGGCCCGCGAGGTGATCGCTCGGTGAGCAGGCGTGCTTCCCTGCCCGGAGCGTCGGAACTCTTCCGCATCACCTCCAGCCCCGCTCTCGACCTTCCGCCCCAGGCGGCGCCCGAACCCGTCGAAAAGGCCAAGCCCGCCGGCAACGGCCGGTCGGAGCAGCTCGCTCGCGGCGTGGCCCCGCACGGGTCGGGCCGGACCAAGCACGACGCGAAGATCACCGTGTACGTCTCCGGCGACGAGCTCGTCGCCATGGAGCAGGCCCGGCTGACGCTGCGCGCGAAGCACGACCTGGTCGTCGACCGCGGCCGGCTGGTTCGCGAAGCGGTCGCGGTGCTGCTGGCCGACTTCGACCAGAACGGCGAAGAGTCGGTGCTGGTGCAGCGGCTGCGGGTGGTCGGCTCAGACGGCGGCGAAACCGAGGGCTGATGGACGAGCCGGCACCGGCTCCGGAGGAACAGGTACCCGAAGAGCACCAGACGGTGCACGGCGGGATGATCCCCGAAGGCGTCAACACCGAAGAACTGAGCACGTCGAAGTTCAAGGTGCGGCTGGCCAACTTCGAGGGGCCGTTCGACCTGCTGCTGCAGCTGATCTCGCAGCACCAGCTCGACGTCACCGAGGTGGCGCTGCACCGGGTCACCGACGACTTCATCGCGTACACGCGCGCGCTGGGCACCGAATGGAACCTCGACGAGACGACGGAGTTCCTGGTCATCGCGGCGACGCTCCTGGACTTGAAAGCGGCGCGTCTGCTGCCTTCGGCCGAGGTGGAGAGCGAAGACGACCTCGCGCTGCTCGAAGCCCGCGACCTGCTGTTCGCGCGGATCCTGCAGTACCGCGCGTACAAGCAGGTGGCGGCGCTGTTCGGCGAGCTGGAGCAGAACGCGCTGCGGCGCTACCCGCGGTCGGTGGCGCTGGAGGAGCGGTTCATCGGGCTGCTGCCCGAGGTGATGCTGGGCGTGACGCCGGCGAAGTTCGCCGACATCGCGGTGGCGGTGTTCCGGCCCAAGCCCCCGCCGACGGTGTCGATCGCCCACATCCACATGGGCCGCGTGTCGGTCCGCGAGCACGCGGCGCTGCTGCGGGTCAAGCTGGCCGCGGCGGGCGAGGCGACGTTCGGCGAGCTGGTGGACGACTGCGAGCACACGGTCGAGATCGTGGCGCGCTTCCTGGCGCTGCTGGAGCTCTACCGCGAGGCGACGGTCCAGTTCGAGCAGTCGGAGGCGCTGGCGGAGCTGCACGTCCGCTGGACGGGCGGCTCGATGGCCGACGCCTCCGCGGCGGCCGAGCTGGACCGGACCGCCGGAGACGAAGAGGAGTACGGGTGAGCCCCGAAGACAACGAGCCGGCCGAGCCGGCTTTGCCGGCGGCGGACGACGTCGAGGGCGCGGCGGAACTGGCGCTGGACGAGGCGCTCTCCGGCGAGCCGGTGACGGACGATGGCGAGCCGGTGGAGCCGCTGGTCGAGGTGGCTGTGGACGGCGCGGATTCCGCCGAGCCCGCCGATTCTGCGCCGGTACTGGATTCAGTCACTGAAGATAGTTCTGCCGCTGTTGTTGAGGGTGTGACTGAAGCCGCGCCCGCCGAGGGTGGTGCCGCTGCGGAGGCTTCGGCCGGGGCGCCGGTTACAGTCACTGAAGATAGTTCTGTCGCTGTAGCTGCGGACGTGGCTGAAGGGACTGAAGTCGAGCCTGGCGAGGGTGGTCTTGCTGCGGAGGCTTCAGTCGGGGCGCCGCTTACAGTCACTGAAGAAAATTCTGCTGCTGTAGCCGCGGACGTGACTGAACCCGAGCCTGAAGCCGAGCCGGGCGCCGACGACCCCGAGTCCGACCTCGTCGCCGCCGGTGACGTCGACTCCCTCCCCGACGTCACGTCCGACGAGATCCTCGAAGCCGCCCTCGAGGCGCTTCTCCTCGTCGTCGACTCGCCCGCCAGCGAGGAACTGCTCGCCGATACCGTCGGCCAACCCAAGGCCAGGATCGTCGTCGCCCTCCGTACCATGGCGCAGAAGTTCACCGACCGCGCCTCCGGGATCGACCTGCGGCGCGTCGGTGAGGGGTGGCGGTTCTACACTAGAGACGTCTATGCCCCGTTCGTGGAGAAGCTCCTGCTGGACGGCCAGCGGTCGAAGCTGACCCGGGCCGCGCTCGAGAGCCTCGCCGTGATCGCGTACCGGCAGCCGGTGACCCGTGCCAGGGTCGCCGCGGTGCGCGGCGTGAACGTGGACGGCGTGATCCGGACGCTGCTCGCGCGCGGCCTCATCGAAGAGATGGGGACCGACCCCGAGACGACCGGCACGCTGTACGTGACGACCGAGCTGTTCCTGGAGCGACTGGGGCTGTCGTCACTGAACGACCTGCCGGCCATCGCTCCGTTGCTACCCGAAGTGGACACCATCGATGACATCCAGTGAACACCCCGACGGCATCCGCCTGCAGAAGGTGCTGTCGCAAGCCGGGGTCGCCTCCCGGCGGGCGGCGGAGGACCTGATCGCGGCCGGCCGGGTCGAGGTGGACGGCCAGGTCGTCACCGAGCTGGGCCGCCGGGTGCACCCGGACGAGGCGATCATCCACGTCGACGGCACCCGCGTGAACCTGCGCGACGACCTGATCTACCTCGCCCTGAACAAGCCCAAGGGCGTGCACTCGACGATGTCGGACGACCGCGGCCGCCCGTGCGTCGGCGAGTACCTGATGGGCCGCTACGAGGAGACGCCCGGCGTCGTGCACGTCGGCAGGCTCGACGAGAACACCGAGGGCCTGCTGCTGCTCACCAACGACGGTGACCTCGGGCACCGGCTGATGCACCCGTCCTACCAGGTGCTCAAGACCTACCTCGCCGAGGTCGACGGCCTCGTGCCGCGCGGGCTCGGCAAGGAGCTGCGCAACGGCTGGGAGCTGCCGGACGGCATCGTCAAGGTCGACCAGTTCCGGGTCAAGGACATGCACTCCGGCAAGTCGCTGGTCGAGCTGGTCATCCACGAGGGCAAGAAGCACATCGTGCGCCGCCTGCTCAAGGACGCCGGGCACCCGGTGCTCAAGCTGGTCCGCACCGCGATCGGCGACGTCCAGCTCGGCAACCAGCGCGTCGGCTCGATCCGGCGGCTGACCAAGGGCGAGGTCGGCTCGCTCTACCGCGCCGTCGAGCTCTGACGCCGCTTTCGGGGGCCCCCGGTCGGCACAGTCCCGACTTTCCGCCGTGGCGCGAGCACTCCGCCGCTGCCAGCGTGGAGCCATGCGATCGCGTCTGGCAGGCGGAGTTCTCGCGACCATCCTCTTCACCGCGTTCCTCCCCGGGGTGGCCCACGCGGCTCCCC
Proteins encoded in this window:
- a CDS encoding segregation and condensation protein A; amino-acid sequence: MDEPAPAPEEQVPEEHQTVHGGMIPEGVNTEELSTSKFKVRLANFEGPFDLLLQLISQHQLDVTEVALHRVTDDFIAYTRALGTEWNLDETTEFLVIAATLLDLKAARLLPSAEVESEDDLALLEARDLLFARILQYRAYKQVAALFGELEQNALRRYPRSVALEERFIGLLPEVMLGVTPAKFADIAVAVFRPKPPPTVSIAHIHMGRVSVREHAALLRVKLAAAGEATFGELVDDCEHTVEIVARFLALLELYREATVQFEQSEALAELHVRWTGGSMADASAAAELDRTAGDEEEYG
- the scpB gene encoding SMC-Scp complex subunit ScpB — encoded protein: MTEAAPAEGGAAAEASAGAPVTVTEDSSVAVAADVAEGTEVEPGEGGLAAEASVGAPLTVTEENSAAVAADVTEPEPEAEPGADDPESDLVAAGDVDSLPDVTSDEILEAALEALLLVVDSPASEELLADTVGQPKARIVVALRTMAQKFTDRASGIDLRRVGEGWRFYTRDVYAPFVEKLLLDGQRSKLTRAALESLAVIAYRQPVTRARVAAVRGVNVDGVIRTLLARGLIEEMGTDPETTGTLYVTTELFLERLGLSSLNDLPAIAPLLPEVDTIDDIQ
- a CDS encoding cobyrinic acid a,c-diamide synthase, with amino-acid sequence MSRRASLPGASELFRITSSPALDLPPQAAPEPVEKAKPAGNGRSEQLARGVAPHGSGRTKHDAKITVYVSGDELVAMEQARLTLRAKHDLVVDRGRLVREAVAVLLADFDQNGEESVLVQRLRVVGSDGGETEG
- a CDS encoding pseudouridine synthase, which codes for MTSSEHPDGIRLQKVLSQAGVASRRAAEDLIAAGRVEVDGQVVTELGRRVHPDEAIIHVDGTRVNLRDDLIYLALNKPKGVHSTMSDDRGRPCVGEYLMGRYEETPGVVHVGRLDENTEGLLLLTNDGDLGHRLMHPSYQVLKTYLAEVDGLVPRGLGKELRNGWELPDGIVKVDQFRVKDMHSGKSLVELVIHEGKKHIVRRLLKDAGHPVLKLVRTAIGDVQLGNQRVGSIRRLTKGEVGSLYRAVEL
- a CDS encoding ParA family protein, yielding MSTPNQPAHAAESAGSAAANLSDVKIATPAVHDGDEPHERNGKKVKLEGIGPTGRPIREHADPAPLDKHGPAKIMAMCNQKGGVGKTTSTINLGAALAEYGRKVLLVDFDPQGALAVGLGIQPHELDQTVYNAIMERSVSATDVLMKTRVDGVDLLPSNIDLSAAEVQLVAEVGREHTLLRVLRPVMNDYDYVLVDCQPSLGLLTVNALTAADGVIIPLECEFFSLRGVALLIDTIEKVQERLNPKLDIVGILATMYDPRTLHSKEVMARVVEAFGETVFDTVINRTVRFPETTVAGEPITTWAPKSAGAAAYRQLAREVIAR